GAACGAGATTTTTCTGGGGAACCGGTCGTACGGCGTGGCCGCAGCGGCCGTCAGCTGGTTCAACAAGTCGCTGGATGAACTGACGGTGGCCGAAGCTGCCTATCTGGCTGCCCTGCCCAAGGCGCCCAACAGCTATCATCCCGTCCGCAACCGGGATGCTGCATACGCCCGCCGCAACTGGGTGATCGGGGAGATGCGGGACAACGGCTATATCACCGCAGAAGAGACCAAAGCCGCCATGGCTGAGGAGATTCTCCTGCGACCCCGCACAGCGGAAGAGCGCGTGGCAGCCGGTGACTTTGCCGAGGAAGTCCGCCGGGAACTGGTCGCGGCTTATGGAGAGGAGCCGCTGTACAGGGGTGGCTATTCCGTCCGCACGACCGTTGATCCCCGCCTGCAGGAAATTGCCACACAGGCCCTGCGCCAGGGGCTGATGGCCTATGACCGCAGGCACGGCTGGCGCGGCCCTGTGGCAAAGCTGCAGACCATGCTGGACTGGTCCGGCAGCCTGGCCGGTATTGCAACGCCTGCGGGCAGTGAGGGTTGGATCCTGGCCGTGGTTCTGGATGTGACGGACAGGGATGTGGACATCGGCTTTGCGGATAAAAGCCGCGGGCGTATCCCGCTGACAGAAATGAAGTGGGCCCGGGCCTGGCGTCCCCGGGAATACCTGGGGCCGGAAGTGAAAAAGCCCTCTGACGTTATGGCCCAGGGGGATGTGATCCTGGTGGAGGCTGCGGACAAGGACAGCACCGGGAAAAAGTACCCCTCCGGAACATGGACCCTGCGGCAGGTACCCCAGGTCCAGGGGGGACTGGTGGCCATGGACCCGCATACGGGCCGCGTCCTGGCCCTGAGCAGCGGCTTCAGCAGCAGCATGAGCGTCTTCAACCGCGCCACCCAGGCCTTGCGCCAGCCTGGATCATCCTTCAAGCCCTTCATCTATCTGGCAGCACTGGAGCATGGCTTTACCCCCAGCAGCCTGATTCTGGACGCCCCTGTCGTCATCGAACAGGGGCCGGGCCTGCCCCTGTGGAAGCCCCAGAACTATTCCGGGGATTTCATGGGCCCCACCACCCTGCGCCGCGGGATCGAGAAATCCCGGAACCTGATGACCGTGCGCCTGGCCCAGAGCCTGGGCATGCCCGTGGTGGCGGACTATGCCGAGAGATTTGGCATCACGCCTGATCTGCAGGAAACCCTGTCCATGGCGCTGGGCGCCGGCGAAACCACCGTCCTGCGCCTGACGACTGCCTATGCCATGCTGGTCAACGGCGGGAAGAAGATCACGCCCACCCTGATCGACCGCATCCAGGACCAGCAGGGAAAAACCGTCTATCGCCATGACAACAGGCCCTGCACCAGCTGCCAGAGCGTGGCCTGGAGCGACAGACTGCCGACGCCGGATGTCCCGGATACCCGGGAACAGGTCACGGATCCGCGGGCCGCAGCCCAGATGGTCTCCATCCTGGAAGGCGTAATCCAGCGGGGCACGGGCCAGATCAT
This DNA window, taken from Pseudomonadota bacterium, encodes the following:
- a CDS encoding penicillin-binding protein 1A produces the protein YATGHRPVGASTITQQVAKNFLLSGEVSYTRKIREAILSFRIEKAFTKDRILELYLNEIFLGNRSYGVAAAAVSWFNKSLDELTVAEAAYLAALPKAPNSYHPVRNRDAAYARRNWVIGEMRDNGYITAEETKAAMAEEILLRPRTAEERVAAGDFAEEVRRELVAAYGEEPLYRGGYSVRTTVDPRLQEIATQALRQGLMAYDRRHGWRGPVAKLQTMLDWSGSLAGIATPAGSEGWILAVVLDVTDRDVDIGFADKSRGRIPLTEMKWARAWRPREYLGPEVKKPSDVMAQGDVILVEAADKDSTGKKYPSGTWTLRQVPQVQGGLVAMDPHTGRVLALSSGFSSSMSVFNRATQALRQPGSSFKPFIYLAALEHGFTPSSLILDAPVVIEQGPGLPLWKPQNYSGDFMGPTTLRRGIEKSRNLMTVRLAQSLGMPVVADYAERFGITPDLQETLSMALGAGETTVLRLTTAYAMLVNGGKKITPTLIDRIQDQQGKTVYRHDNRPCTSCQSVAWSDRLPTPDVPDTREQVTDPRAAAQMVSILEGVIQRGTGQIIASLNRPLAGKTGTTNDSRDAWFVGFSPDLAIGVYVGFDTPRDLGPKETGGSVSAPIFRQFMGAALANQPPTPFRRPSGIRLVRINPETGLLAQAGETGTIWESFIPGTEPGSESSPVLDGLTGSTGEGSTNPFLAPTPQVEGVY